In Flavobacterium sp. N1736, the following are encoded in one genomic region:
- a CDS encoding glycosyltransferase: MIFSLIIPVYNRPDEVDELLESLTKSDYQEAFEIVLVEDGSSIPCKDVVMTYQGKLNISYYFKENSGPGDSRNFGMQKARGDYFIIFDSDCIIPPNYLTEVKKELDKSYVDCFGGPDRALASFSDIQKAINFAMTSFLTTGGIRGGSEKINKFQPRSFNMGISKKAFEASNGFGNIHPGEDPDLSIRLWNLGFETRLFPEAFVYHKRRIDWEKFAVQVNKFGKARPILNSWYPEHNKLTFFFPTVFILGLLLAFLLLIFNIDILLQLYFVYFVIIFLTASIQNKSIKIGYLSVIAVWKQFYGYGIGFLESFIKIIILKKKPQEAFPRMFFKV, encoded by the coding sequence ATGATTTTTTCTTTAATTATACCCGTGTATAATCGTCCGGATGAAGTTGATGAACTTTTAGAAAGCCTTACAAAATCAGACTATCAGGAAGCTTTTGAAATTGTTCTTGTAGAAGATGGTTCTTCAATTCCTTGCAAAGATGTTGTCATGACATATCAGGGAAAATTGAATATTTCCTATTATTTTAAGGAAAATTCAGGCCCGGGAGATTCACGCAATTTTGGTATGCAAAAGGCCAGAGGTGATTATTTTATCATTTTTGATTCAGATTGTATAATTCCTCCAAATTATTTAACCGAGGTTAAAAAAGAATTAGACAAAAGTTATGTAGATTGTTTTGGAGGTCCGGACAGAGCTTTAGCCAGTTTTTCGGATATTCAAAAAGCAATTAATTTTGCCATGACATCTTTTCTTACAACTGGCGGAATTCGCGGTGGATCTGAAAAAATCAATAAATTTCAGCCTCGTAGTTTTAATATGGGAATTTCTAAGAAAGCTTTTGAAGCTTCAAATGGTTTTGGTAACATTCATCCTGGCGAAGATCCTGATTTATCGATCCGTTTATGGAACCTTGGTTTTGAAACCAGACTGTTTCCAGAGGCTTTTGTATACCATAAACGCAGAATTGACTGGGAAAAATTCGCTGTTCAGGTAAATAAATTTGGCAAAGCAAGACCAATATTAAATAGCTGGTATCCAGAACATAATAAGTTAACTTTCTTCTTTCCAACCGTATTTATATTAGGATTATTATTAGCTTTTTTACTATTAATTTTCAATATTGATATTTTATTACAATTATATTTTGTATATTTCGTTATAATTTTTCTTACAGCGAGCATTCAGAATAAAAGCATTAAAATTGGATATTTATCTGTTATTGCTGTGTGGAAACAATTTTACGGTTACGGAATAGGTTTTTTAGAATCTTTCATAAAAATTATCATTTTAAAGAAAAAACCACAAGAAGCTTTTCCTCGTATGTTTTTTAAAGTATAG
- the coaE gene encoding dephospho-CoA kinase (Dephospho-CoA kinase (CoaE) performs the final step in coenzyme A biosynthesis.): MTKVIGLTGGIGSGKTTIANYFQEMGIPVYIADDGAKRVMQSEEIIDQIKTAFGEALFENNILNRAKLAEIVFNDKNKLEQLNAIVHPAVKKDFEVWLLQHKKYQYIIYEVAILFESGRYKDCDLIITVTAPEEIRIKRVLERDNTTREQVLSRMKMQWNDENRISRSNFVINNDNLKNAKEEVVKILKILDIKQNQS, from the coding sequence ATGACAAAAGTTATTGGTTTAACGGGAGGAATTGGTAGTGGAAAAACAACCATTGCGAATTATTTTCAAGAAATGGGAATTCCTGTTTACATTGCTGATGACGGAGCCAAAAGAGTAATGCAGTCTGAAGAAATTATTGATCAGATAAAAACAGCATTTGGAGAAGCCTTATTTGAAAACAATATTTTAAATCGTGCTAAACTTGCTGAAATTGTATTCAATGATAAAAACAAATTGGAACAATTAAATGCAATTGTACATCCGGCTGTAAAAAAGGATTTTGAGGTATGGTTATTGCAACATAAAAAATATCAATATATAATTTATGAAGTTGCCATTTTATTTGAAAGTGGGCGATATAAAGATTGTGATCTTATTATAACAGTCACTGCACCGGAAGAAATAAGAATAAAAAGAGTTTTAGAGCGCGATAATACTACAAGGGAGCAGGTTTTAAGCCGAATGAAAATGCAATGGAATGATGAAAATCGAATTTCAAGAAGCAATTTTGTTATTAATAACGATAATCTTAAAAATGCTAAGGAAGAAGTTGTTAAAATTCTTAAAATTTTAGATATTAAACAAAATCAGTCTTAA
- a CDS encoding sensor histidine kinase: MNKLFFRILVLLMSLSLIGIILVQVFWFNSSFKNNDEQFKYHVTQVIGNVADKLEQQEEYSFYDKYNRIKDSTGKIPKKEDLLEVLYVQRNTKTNKTIVYSNTLTSEDYDISGSLFNKKFSSERFKNFSSKRVTEVYNNNNNIDNNTLGQSIIPDLKIEKSGSLDILNKVQQQIQYKDIASLTPIEGRITKDKLQKLLKKELEEYGVKTKFEFGVLNSGLATKIKSDGFHYDKDASYHIPIYTDNEGNSKYELFITFPHKKKFLLSELLSITILSIIFTLIIIIAYTSALNQLLRQKHISEIKTDFINNMTHEFKTPIATINLALDAIRNPKIIEDKEKVFRYLQMIRDENKRMHAQVENVLRISKLEKRELDITKEPTAIHDIIDDAIEHVNLILEDRHGSVVKHLNAARTTCLVNEVHFTNVLVNILENAIKYSPDVPEIEIFTENVKDMILIKVKDNGLGMSKIAQKRVFEKFYREHTGDLHNVKGHGLGLAYVKRIVEDHNGQVYVESEKGKGSTFIIKIPLIN, translated from the coding sequence ATGAATAAATTATTTTTTAGAATACTTGTTTTATTGATGAGCTTGTCCTTAATAGGGATAATTCTGGTTCAGGTATTTTGGTTCAATTCTTCGTTCAAAAATAATGACGAACAATTTAAATACCACGTTACCCAGGTAATTGGAAATGTTGCTGATAAACTTGAACAGCAAGAGGAGTATAGCTTTTATGACAAATACAATCGTATAAAAGACAGTACAGGCAAAATTCCTAAAAAAGAAGACTTACTTGAAGTTTTATACGTTCAAAGAAATACAAAGACAAATAAAACAATAGTTTATTCAAATACACTTACATCTGAAGATTACGATATAAGTGGATCACTTTTTAACAAAAAGTTTAGCAGCGAAAGATTTAAAAATTTTAGCTCAAAACGAGTAACTGAAGTTTATAATAACAATAATAATATCGATAATAATACTTTAGGACAAAGTATTATACCAGATTTAAAAATAGAAAAATCAGGCAGCTTAGATATTCTAAATAAAGTTCAACAGCAGATTCAATACAAAGATATTGCTTCACTTACTCCGATTGAAGGAAGAATTACAAAAGATAAGTTACAAAAACTATTAAAAAAAGAATTAGAAGAATATGGCGTAAAAACCAAGTTCGAATTTGGCGTTCTTAATAGTGGTTTAGCAACAAAAATAAAATCGGATGGTTTTCATTACGATAAAGATGCAAGTTATCACATACCAATATATACTGATAATGAAGGAAATAGTAAATATGAATTATTTATAACTTTTCCTCACAAGAAAAAATTTCTATTGTCAGAGTTATTAAGTATAACCATATTATCGATCATATTTACACTGATCATAATAATAGCTTATACAAGTGCATTGAACCAATTGTTGCGTCAAAAGCATATTTCTGAAATCAAAACAGATTTTATAAATAATATGACGCATGAGTTTAAAACGCCAATTGCAACAATAAACTTAGCATTAGATGCGATCAGAAATCCAAAAATTATAGAAGATAAAGAAAAAGTTTTCCGCTATCTTCAAATGATAAGAGATGAAAATAAACGAATGCACGCTCAGGTAGAAAATGTTCTTCGAATTTCGAAATTAGAAAAAAGAGAACTGGATATTACAAAAGAGCCAACAGCCATTCATGATATAATTGATGATGCAATCGAACACGTAAATCTAATTTTAGAAGATAGACACGGATCTGTTGTAAAACATCTAAATGCCGCGAGAACAACATGTTTGGTAAATGAAGTTCATTTTACAAATGTCTTGGTAAATATTTTAGAAAATGCAATAAAATATTCTCCGGATGTTCCAGAAATTGAAATTTTTACAGAAAACGTTAAAGACATGATTCTGATAAAAGTTAAAGATAACGGACTTGGTATGAGTAAGATAGCTCAAAAAAGAGTTTTTGAGAAGTTTTATAGAGAACATACAGGAGATTTACATAATGTAAAAGGACACGGTTTAGGTCTGGCTTATGTAAAAAGAATAGTTGAGGATCACAATGGTCAAGTATATGTTGAAAGCGAAAAAGGAAAAGGTAGCACCTTTATAATAAAAATACCATTAATAAATTAA
- a CDS encoding response regulator transcription factor, protein MENNNKRILLVEDDLNFGAVLKDYLMLNDFEVTLAKNGMEGFEKFKKDVYDLCILDVMMPYKDGYTLAKEIREKNSEVPIIFLTAKSMKEDVLKGYKAGADDYLNKPFDSEVLLMKIKAIIQRKSADTKAEQVQFEFNIGKFHLNSKLRFLTFENDEPIKLSPKENELLKMLILHENDLMPRELALTKIWRDDNYFTSRSMDVYIAKLRKYLKSDEDVEILNIHGEGFRLVVKSKVTE, encoded by the coding sequence ATGGAAAATAATAACAAAAGAATACTTTTAGTAGAAGATGACCTTAATTTTGGGGCAGTTCTTAAAGATTATCTAATGTTAAATGACTTTGAAGTTACTTTAGCTAAAAACGGTATGGAAGGTTTCGAGAAATTCAAGAAGGACGTATATGACTTATGCATTCTTGATGTAATGATGCCTTATAAAGATGGTTATACTTTAGCCAAAGAGATTAGAGAAAAAAATAGCGAAGTGCCAATTATATTTTTAACAGCAAAATCTATGAAAGAAGATGTGTTAAAAGGGTATAAAGCCGGTGCTGATGATTACTTGAATAAACCTTTTGATTCAGAAGTGTTATTGATGAAAATCAAAGCTATTATCCAAAGAAAATCGGCAGATACAAAAGCAGAACAAGTTCAGTTTGAGTTTAATATTGGTAAATTCCACTTAAATTCTAAACTTAGATTTTTAACTTTTGAAAACGACGAACCAATTAAGTTATCTCCAAAAGAGAACGAATTGCTTAAAATGTTAATTCTTCATGAAAATGATTTAATGCCAAGAGAATTAGCGTTAACAAAAATCTGGAGAGATGACAACTATTTTACTTCAAGAAGTATGGATGTTTACATCGCTAAATTAAGAAAATATCTAAAATCTGATGAAGATGTTGAAATTCTTAACATTCACGGAGAAG